From the genome of Oncorhynchus kisutch isolate 150728-3 unplaced genomic scaffold, Okis_V2 Okis09a-Okis19a_hom, whole genome shotgun sequence, one region includes:
- the LOC116360596 gene encoding methylsterol monooxygenase 1 yields the protein MEVNSTATILSSAFLAVEYVDAVLPDNPLQPSLQYAWGYVNENYTKFQIATWGSLIVHEAIYFLFCLPGFLFQFLPFMQKYKIQQDKPETWEKQWRCFKMLLFNHFCIQLPMICGTYHFTEFFSIPYDWDSMPRWPYLLAQCLGCAVIEDTWHYFLHRLLHHRSIYKHIHKVHHEFTAPFGMQAEYAHPAETVILGSGFFIGIMVFCNHVTLLWAWVAFRLLETIDVHSGYDIPLNPLHLIPFYAGARFHDFHHMNFVGNYASTFTWWDKILHTDSQYNRHMMSKKNQ from the exons atggagGTGAACAGTACGGCCACCATCTTGTCCTCTGCCTTCCTGGCCGTGGAATATGTTGATGCTGTTTTACCTGACAACCCTCTTCAGCCTTCACTACAATACGCCTGGGG GTATGTGAATGAGAACTACACTAAATTCCAGATCGCCACCTGGGGTTCTCTCATCGTCCATGAGGCCATCTACTTCCTGTTTTGTCTACCTGGTTTCCTGTTTCAGTTCCTTCCCTTCATGCAGAAGTACAAGATCCAACAG gacaagCCAGAGACGTGGGAGAAACAGTGGAGGTGTTTCAAGATGCTGCTGTTCAACCACTTCTGTATCCAGCTGCCCATGATCTGTGGAACGTACCACTTCACTGAGTTCTTCAGCATCCCCTACGACTGGGACAGCATGCCACGATG gcccTACCTGTTAGCTCAGTGTCTAGGCTGTGCTGTGATAGAGGACACCTGGCACTATTTCCTCCATCGCCTGCTACATCACCGCAGTATCTACAAGCACATCCACAAAGTGCACCACGAGTTcact gcTCCATTTGGCATGCAGGCAGAGTACGCACACCCAGCTGAGACAGTGATCCTTGGGTCTGGGTTCTTCATCGGCATCATGGTGTTCTGTAACCACGTGACGTTGCTATGGGCCTGGGTCGCCTTCCGCCTGCTGGAGACCATCGAcgtacacag tggGTATGACATCCCTCTCAACCCTCTCCACCTGATCCCGTTCTATGCCGGAGCTCGTTTCCATGACTTCCACCATATGAACTTCGTAGGGAACTACGCCTCCACCTTTACCTGGTGGGACAAGATACTGCACACTGACTCCCAGTACAACAGACACATGATGAGCAAGAAGAACCAGTAA